The Acropora muricata isolate sample 2 chromosome 4, ASM3666990v1, whole genome shotgun sequence genome contains the following window.
AAGGATTTGATTGCGAATAACTGTGCTGTACTTTGCGCAAGACTTTTTGGTGAACTTTGATCGCGGATGATAATCAACCTCCCGAATATCGGTCTAATCAACAGTTTATTGACGGCTAAATGTGTTGATTTGTCTTTGTTAATCGACTACACATAATCCAATATTACTACCTTGTCAATTCAGTCCGGTGTCCACTTAATAGAGGTTTTTAACAATAGAAATTAGCcaaatacaatttattttagTATACGCGTCCGCTTAATTAATAGAGGTGTCCGCTAAACAGGGGTTCGTTCTAAAAGGAAATATAAGGCATTAATTTCTAGACCCGGCTTAgtgtccgcttaatagagggtGTCCGCTTAATTTGgggtccgcttaatagaggtttcactGTATTCTAAACCAATCAGGCAACCTCTCTCATCGCATTTTCTTGTCAGAAAACCATCGCTTCGCATTACAGCAAACAATGGCGCCCACAAGAAGCAGCGAAGGACTCCAACTCGATCGTGCATGAATTGTTCCATTTCGCGACCGGCCGAATTTGATTCATTATGTATAGCGGGGCATTTTCCTCTAAAGTGAAACCTCCCAAAGgtgtccgcttaatagaggtttcactGTACTTTCGTTCCCACCGCCGGGCATTTGACACTTAGAGCTCCCACCCCTGCATaagaaaaaaggcaaattcctGGGGGTTATCCTGGGGGGTTGGGGCTgggcgcagctggaattgactgcaTTGTGACTGTTAAACGGCCAAAAACAGGCTGGTCCGAGCAAAGACATGTTTGACCTGAAAACATGACCGGCGCCTGTCCTTTAGTGATTTGCAGCCCtgcggcccgtttctcgaacgtcccgaaacttttcgggtgaaaTAAATTCCTTTGTATCTTCAACAGTAACACggttcaagctttgaaacttggctgTTATTTTACCTTTCCTTATATCTGGAAGATATTAAAAAAACAGCTTTTCACAACAAGAGAATAAGTTACCGATAAGTTATCGGGTCTTTCGAAAAACCGCTCTTTAAACAAacgaaaaagaagaagccaTTGGAATTGTTACTGTTCAACCGGAGAGAATCTATGAGCCGGGGATTGTGCAATAGTTAGCGCATTTATCTCATGTCCGGGTTTCGAAGTCACCATATTTTGCTTAAATTATTTTTGACTTGATGCTTTTTCTCTACTCGTCAATCTTTGACAGTTGTCTCGTCCAAGAAGTTCGCTTTTAAGTGGTGTGTCGGCGCCAGGTATGTATTAAAATATAACATCCAATGTTTCTTTATTTAGCAGAAGTTCACCCCTTGACCTTGTAAGATTGAttggcggtttttttttttttttgtttttctttggtaCATGTTGATtcatataaaacaaataaaaaacaggACAAGGTATCTCATATCTCGAAGGCTTTCAACCAGCAACAAGGAAACCATTGGAGTGCAGGAAATGCCGTCAGCTTCCCATTGAAATAATTGGTCCAAATTACTATTTCCTCGCTTTATGGTCCGAGTCGTTAGATGTAATGTAAAGAAGTATGCGTTGATACTCTTGGCTACACTTCATTGCACATGATTGTCGTTGCATATAATCATCGTTTTGTTTTGAACGATCGTTGACGCACCAAGGTACACCTAGGTTTAAAATTCGTGACAAGCAGATTTTACCGTCTCCAGGCAGCTGGGGTTCCTGGTAACTATTTGTAACCCAGTAACCGGAAAAGAAAAGGACTAACGAGCGGTGCTTACTTCAGACGCGGTATGTTATAACGTTTTCACGGCATCGAAGATAGGCGAGAGAAATTATTTAGGGTAAGTAGTAATGCCAAATAAAACTGATGTAAAAGGTGTCAGTTTTACAAGTGAGCACACGAACTCTCAAATGACTACCAGAATACGAAAACAACACAGAGGTTGTTCACGAAGGAAGCTGAGACCGTAATATTCATTGGTAACTTTCAAAGCGAGCATAAAATTATTAACTTAATTTCATAAACCcagacataattattattaagtgaATTTAGATCAGTTTACAACCAGCACGCACGCGAGACAACAGCTTTGTCCATTCGTGAGTTTTATGAATTAAACTCTCACATTTCTCAGTTATTTGTAAGCGAAACTGATCACCCTCCACCATGGTTATTGATGTTTCCCGAAGGATTGATAATATCTTCATTGCGCTTTTTAACTGCCTCATTTGATTTCAGCGTTTTGCTTACGAATTCCTCAAAACATAGTCTATGCTAATAAAATATTTCCAATGTTATGACAGAATAATGAAATTTCTTCTCTAGAAATTTACGTGCTTGTGAATGTCACAAGATCATTTCCAATATTAAAGGCCAAATATATTCGATTGGACGCTTCAGTTGATGGTTCTAACGGTTTCTCCCGAATCCTCGTGGTGTAAACTATTTTGCATAATTTCTGCAAGGTCTCTCTGTGTCATACAAAGGTGTGAACTTATTTGtaagtcaaaataatttattgtctcTTTTATCTCTGAGACTCACTCATTATTGACCACTTAAATGgtgttattgtaaaaattattcaaattctTTTAAATGACAAAATGGATTAAGTAGAAGTAGCTCAGTTGAAGGTCCGACTCAAGTTTAGCAGCAATTGAATTTATCCCCAGTCCGCTTCATCATCTCGaatcttttccttcatttaatgTTTGGAAACAAATTCGTCGTCTTAGAAATGAGAAAACGTCTGTGGCATTTGGCAGTGACAAGCTTGACTGATTTTTCCAGTTTGAAACTCCCGCTTCTCCATTTCTTTTTATGAACAAATCCCTGCGTAAGCCTAAGCCTGTAAATAACGAAAGAGCTAGCTTACAGTAGATCAACTTTTCTGTTATGCTCACTGCCAGATCATCTCTATAGTACGCCCAAAAAAGCTTTAAAACGTTCGAGACCTAGTATCAAATGCAATTGAGCTCCACTCCATTtctgtaatttctttttctACACAGAATTATTATCTATATAGAATTAACCCCGTCCTTAAAACTCATTAAGTTACTGTGTCACGTTCATAGTCCAAAACGTCTCATTTTATTGTTGATTTTTGGTTGCCTTATACATTTTCGTTTTCTTTACAGTTTTTCCTATATACCGTGCGGGGCAAATTACCACAGCGATTTCTTTTAAGATGGCAGGCTTTGCAGCCAAACACCTCGTGTCCAGTGCAACAGGTGGAATGGCAGGGCGTGTGGGAGAACTTGGAGGAGATTTTGGGAAACAACTAAGTATGGAAAACTTACACTTGACTAAAAAGGAAATCGAGAGAGCAGAGAAGGAACTAGAGAGACgagaaaaagaacgaaaaaagaaacacattGACAAGGAAGCGTCAAGAGAAAAACTTCGTTCTAACATCAGAGAGAAATACGGAATAAAAAAGAGAAGAGGGCACGAACCCGTAGAGACTCACAGTGGGATTTTAATGCCGAGAAGCGAAAAAGAACTCCTCTTGTCGGTAAAAAATGCAGGAGACGACGAAGTGGAAAACGAGGACGATTGCGGATGCTCATCTTGCTGTCCATGGACTTCCTGTCTCCCTTGTTTTCCTGGAAGTGGCAACCTTTGACGATTTTAcaaaaatggtttgaaaataattattggtgatTATTTTCAATAGAATCGAGTCTTACAATGCGACACGGGTCAAGGTCGCCTCCCACTCGTATTTCATTGATACTCCTCCGGCGAAATACAAGTCTACTCAAAACGACTGCGTGGGTCTCTGGGTCAAGACCACAATGTTAAATATACGAGCGAGAAATATTGAAGCTAATTTGTCAGCCTTGAACAGAAGGAAATATTGCTCGATGTTTTTTAATTGAGCTCAAACGTATTTCATTGACCACTGAATCACATGACTTGACAGACTAATCGATCATTTACGAGTAGATTAGTTAGATCCGACCTATCACTGTTATTTATCTTTAGGTTTTAATAATATTGTACTTATTTAAAAATCCCTATTTTTATTAGTAAAAAACCTGACCACATGGAAAAGAGAATTCTCCATTCATAACTCCTTCTTCATTCCATCCTTAACAATTTTCTGTACTCTTAAGAAATTTTCAAGAATTTCCTTTGCAGTTGGCCTTTCATCTGGGTCATCTTGTTTGCAAGATTCATGAATTCCTAAAAGCAGACGCCTCACATAATTACCATTTTGAACTCGGCCAAGAAGTTTATCAACAACATTGGGTATTCTCCAAATATCAATTCTCTCATCATACGGAGGCATCTCCTCGTCATTAAATGCGCGGGATTCTCCATACGGCCACAGTTGTTCAGGGGCTACAAAATCACCTTGCAATTCCCTGTGGCCACATTTGATCAGCTCACCTTGGTCAACTTTAACTTCTGGTAATGCATCTAAATCATTGACAACCAGATGAAAGTCATCTGTGATGAGATACTGCGATAGCGTCTTTGTAATGTCATTTGAGTCACACATAACTCGCACTCCAAGTGGACTGTTATGAAGAAAATTAAGGATTCGCACATAGTCTATGCAAAGTTGAAATCTTGTGTCCAGTGTATTATGTTCACTGAGTTCTGGTCTTTCCAAAAGTTTGTTGAGTTTGTCTGCTGAACCGTACTTGTAATAACCTGTTACCAACTGATTAAAATGAGCAACTTTAAGAAAGAGAATGACATCTCTGCTGACATAAAATGGATCAAGTTGTCaacaaaatgttgttgttttgtgcTGATCACAGTTGACATTTTCCTGACACTTAAAAACACCATGCCTCATAGATTATTATTTATGGTGGACAGCATGGTTTTGGGATTGCAGCAAAGTAATCTGTTGATCCTCAAAGCAGATTTTTAAATATGTCCTTTTAAGTGACTGCTTTACTTGGGGACTTTTCATGACCAATGAAGCAAACAATGAAAGCAAACTTAATAACTTAATAGATTAAGAATCTAAGACTCTGCCTGTCAGTGGGTAGACCACTGCTGATGTCTTAGTCTATGTACAAGTATAGCCAAGGGGATGAACCAGGAACTAGCTGAAACAAATCTAGCTCCTAGTTAGAGCTGGACTTGATTAAAGGAACACTTGAACTCAAGCGTAGTATCCTAGTATAACTTGACCATGATGCTGTTACATTCTGCAACCAATTGGAGCAATTTCTGAATACCTCGCCACTTATTTTCATATTGCCTTCGTCCCTTCTTCGAGAAATAGACAAAGATAGACTTTATTGATATGCTAATAAATGGTGGGGTATTACAAAATCTAGTCCAACCCACAAAGTGGAGATAAATGACCAGTCACAATTATTCTCCCTTGAGCCcgtttacttgcttcactttgTTCAATAACAGAATAGCGATTCATGCAATTCACACTCAAAAAACACGAAGTGTTCGTAGTGTAATTCAAGGTCTATTAAATGAATGTACGTCATTGCATGCGACATACTTTTGCATGCATAATTAATACGGGACCAATTTTACCTCCAGACTTCCACTGTAGCAAATTCCAACGAGTTGAACAACGAATTCACTTCCTTGTAGACCTTCTACCATTTTCATTCCATGTAAACAGTCTTCATAAAACATTTCACTAGCACACTTGCTATAAACAACATCGTAACCATTCCAATCGGCTAAATAAACTTCTTTCACCGCATTTAGATGACCTGGGATCCCAATCCTCCGCCTTATTCTCACATCCAAAGCAATGTTGGCACAGTCTAACCACTGTAAACAGGCAATCCAGCCTTGAAAACTAAACTGGCCTCGAGGACAACGCTCGCAATTCCCGTTAACTAAATGGAAATTCGAGGGACATTCAGGCTTCCTGCCATTATTTCCTGCGactttttgctttgatttataATTATCATTCCTTCGCATAGTTTTCTTTCCCGAAAATAAGAGGtaataagttaaaaaaaagaacgGAACCGgtgcaaaataaaacaacaacttggcagccattttgtttgtagTCCACGACAAAGGACTAGGCTCTATTCTCCAGTCTATCAAGTCCCGGTTGATTAATTTGGGCGCGATTTTTCGAAATAAGACGTTGTTGAGTTACGTACTTTTGTTTATACAAGTCGTCTACTAAAAGCTAACGTTTTTCCAACATGCCTGCACGGTATGACAGTGtaagaagcatttttgaagaagCACAACGAGGACTTCAACATTCCAAAAAGCTCTTAACCGAACTGAAAAAGCTCCATGACAATTCAACACAAGATGAATTTCAAGAAAGCTTTCTGCTGCATTTGAAGCATGCTATGGTGGTATTTAACAGGGAATCTACTGTAGAAAGAGTAATTGAATTCGCAGCTAAATATGTTACGTTAAAAGAGCATCGTGCTCTTGCGATTCAGAAGGTAATTTCTcttgattttaaaatttataGGTCATTCCATTGTAATGTTGTTTAACCCCGGCCTTTACCACTCTTGCGATTGTAAATGTTTTAAACTATTGGTTGAATTcgttttaaaaaatgaaaattctacCCTTTAGATTATTGCCATTGTCATGGGTATGAATCAGTGATCAGAGGAAGAGAGAGAAAGATAAGCAccaagaaataataaaaaaataataatttttatacttTGACATGAATTGACAGGTTGGAATCTGCACCTGAAATCACCCCTTTCCATATaacgtaaaaacaaaaaccataTACACTTCTAAAGGctcttttattcttttttttttcctcaacatcagaaaacaataatattaataattattttactttaccatgTATGTACTCTGGATTTCACGTGAAAGGCATACTTAATGCTGCATGTTGT
Protein-coding sequences here:
- the LOC136912982 gene encoding protein O-mannose kinase-like yields the protein MAAKLLFYFAPVPFFFLTYYLLFSGKKTMRRNDNYKSKQKVAGNNGRKPECPSNFHLVNGNCERCPRGQFSFQGWIACLQWLDCANIALDVRIRRRIGIPGHLNAVKEVYLADWNGYDVVYSKCASEMFYEDCLHGMKMVEGLQGSEFVVQLVGICYSGSLELVTGYYKYGSADKLNKLLERPELSEHNTLDTRFQLCIDYVRILNFLHNSPLGVRVMCDSNDITKTLSQYLITDDFHLVVNDLDALPEVKVDQGELIKCGHRELQGDFVAPEQLWPYGESRAFNDEEMPPYDERIDIWRIPNVVDKLLGRVQNGNYVRRLLLGIHESCKQDDPDERPTAKEILENFLRVQKIVKDGMKKEL